In bacterium, one DNA window encodes the following:
- a CDS encoding M48 family metallopeptidase, producing MSRPRKARDKENFKEDVRAWAARLKVEPARIRVQKMRHKWASCSPGKWISFSEDLLAEPGGFRRYAIVHELLHLRVPNHGRLFKSLMSVYVPDWENWETRASRDL from the coding sequence ATGAGCAGGCCGCGGAAAGCCCGGGACAAGGAGAATTTTAAGGAAGATGTTCGCGCATGGGCGGCACGACTCAAGGTCGAGCCCGCCCGGATTCGGGTGCAGAAAATGCGCCATAAATGGGCGTCGTGTTCTCCAGGGAAGTGGATAAGTTTCAGCGAAGACCTTTTAGCCGAACCCGGCGGCTTTCGGCGGTATGCCATCGTCCACGAGTTGCTTCATCTCCGCGTTCCCAATCACGGCCGGTTGTTCAAAAGCTTGATGTCCGTCTACGTTCCGGATTGGGAAAACTGGGAAACTAGGGCGTCAAGGGATTTATAG
- a CDS encoding HsdR family type I site-specific deoxyribonuclease, translated as MAQIGSEKKTVQGPLVRYARQAGWTYVPPTAAVAMRKGEGGLLFGRVLEEKLIELNSGWLTADKAVEAIGRIEAVPNTIEGNAEILAWLRGEQSRYDEKEKRERNVTVIDFNDPDRNVFQVTDEWQYTNGLETNRADVMFLINGIPVAVVETKSATRAKGIEEGLVQIREYHRETPEMLTAPQVFNLTHLIDFYYGATWNLDRKNLFNWRDEEPGDYEKKVKAFFDRRRFLTMLKEWILFFYKEDELQKTVLRQHQTRAVDRILARCADASRTTGLIWHTQGSGKTFTLLTAARLILQDNETFGKATVVLIIDRNELEGQLSEWVERILGEETAHGISIAYATSKEKLRELLAADFRGLIVSMIHKFDGIPPDLNPRENIFVLIDEAHRSTGGDLGNYLLGALPKATLIGFTGTPIDKTAYGQGTFKVFGKEDERGYLDKYSIAESIADGTTVPLKYTLAPSEIRVPREQLEREFMALAQAEGVSDIDELNKILDRSTRLKTFLKADDRVEKVAAFVAEHFTNNVEPLGYKAFLVAVDREACALYKEALDKVLPPEYSLPIYTPAQHDSERYPLVYRHQVTPEAEKKARKLFPKPHTLPKIFIVTDKLLTGFDAPILYCMYLDKPMRDHVLLQAIARVNRPYERDPERRKPCGLVVDFVGIFEKLEQALAFDSEVVSGVIEDLDLLFEKFKELMDGPAREYTRLCRGPIDDKAIERAIEVFSDREEREAFYKFYRRIEMLYEILSPSPGLRIFIDDFGRLSVLYRIVRNAFRKGTILYNDVADKTSRLIRERAEIYGPKETLPVVEIDEKTLDAIKKSNGSEKAKIINLVNGIREKVLEDGESNPYLKPIGDRAEAIMDAYDRRQDTTETALRKIEELIREIVEAQKLQEKMGCDETTFSFFWTLKEEDIDRPERAAVVLGAIFDRFPHHRDNAAELRQLKAELYRVLLPLVGKERMISIAEKLLRAWGK; from the coding sequence ATGGCGCAAATCGGTTCGGAGAAAAAAACCGTTCAGGGACCGTTGGTTCGCTACGCGCGGCAGGCGGGGTGGACGTATGTGCCGCCCACGGCGGCGGTGGCGATGCGGAAGGGCGAGGGCGGTTTGCTCTTCGGGAGGGTCCTGGAAGAAAAGCTGATCGAGCTGAATTCGGGGTGGCTTACTGCCGATAAAGCCGTGGAGGCGATCGGGAGAATCGAGGCGGTCCCGAACACCATCGAGGGCAACGCCGAGATTCTGGCGTGGCTGCGCGGGGAACAAAGCCGCTACGACGAGAAAGAGAAGCGCGAGCGCAACGTAACCGTCATCGATTTCAACGATCCCGATCGAAACGTCTTTCAGGTGACCGACGAGTGGCAATACACGAACGGCCTGGAAACGAACCGCGCGGATGTCATGTTCCTGATCAACGGCATCCCCGTGGCCGTCGTGGAGACCAAGAGTGCGACTAGGGCCAAAGGTATCGAAGAAGGGTTGGTCCAGATCCGAGAATACCATCGCGAGACCCCGGAGATGCTGACCGCGCCTCAGGTCTTCAACCTCACGCACCTGATCGACTTCTACTACGGCGCCACCTGGAACCTCGACCGGAAAAACCTCTTCAATTGGCGAGACGAGGAACCGGGCGATTACGAGAAGAAGGTGAAGGCTTTCTTCGACCGCCGGCGCTTTCTGACCATGCTGAAGGAATGGATCCTGTTTTTCTATAAAGAGGACGAACTGCAAAAAACGGTGCTGCGGCAGCATCAGACGCGCGCGGTGGACCGTATCCTGGCGCGCTGCGCCGACGCCTCGCGCACGACGGGCCTGATCTGGCATACGCAGGGTTCGGGCAAGACCTTTACGTTGCTGACCGCCGCCCGGCTTATTCTTCAGGACAACGAGACTTTCGGCAAGGCTACGGTTGTTTTGATCATCGATCGCAACGAGTTGGAAGGTCAGCTCTCCGAATGGGTGGAGCGGATTCTCGGAGAAGAAACCGCGCACGGTATTTCCATCGCGTACGCGACCAGCAAAGAAAAGCTGCGCGAATTGTTGGCGGCCGACTTTCGGGGTTTGATCGTTTCCATGATCCACAAATTCGACGGCATCCCCCCCGACCTCAACCCGCGCGAAAATATCTTTGTCCTGATCGATGAAGCGCACCGGTCCACCGGCGGCGACCTGGGCAACTACTTGCTGGGGGCCTTGCCGAAAGCGACCTTGATCGGTTTCACGGGGACCCCCATCGACAAAACGGCCTACGGGCAAGGCACCTTCAAGGTATTCGGGAAGGAAGACGAACGGGGCTATCTCGATAAATATTCGATCGCCGAGTCCATCGCCGACGGCACGACGGTGCCGCTCAAGTACACCTTGGCTCCGAGCGAAATCCGCGTTCCGCGCGAGCAGTTGGAACGGGAATTCATGGCGCTTGCCCAAGCGGAGGGAGTGAGCGATATCGACGAACTCAACAAGATTCTCGATCGTTCCACGCGTCTTAAGACGTTTCTGAAAGCGGACGACCGGGTCGAGAAAGTGGCGGCGTTCGTCGCCGAACATTTCACGAACAACGTGGAACCCTTGGGTTACAAAGCGTTTCTCGTGGCCGTCGACCGCGAAGCCTGCGCGCTGTATAAAGAAGCGTTGGACAAAGTTCTGCCTCCGGAATACTCCTTGCCGATTTACACCCCGGCCCAGCACGACTCCGAACGGTATCCTCTCGTCTACCGGCATCAGGTTACGCCGGAAGCCGAGAAGAAAGCCCGGAAGCTTTTCCCCAAACCGCACACGCTGCCGAAAATATTCATCGTTACCGATAAGCTGTTGACCGGGTTCGACGCGCCCATTCTGTACTGCATGTACCTGGACAAGCCCATGCGCGACCATGTCTTGCTTCAGGCGATAGCCCGGGTGAACCGTCCGTACGAACGCGATCCGGAACGGCGTAAACCGTGCGGATTGGTGGTCGATTTCGTGGGTATCTTCGAGAAGCTGGAACAGGCGCTTGCCTTCGATTCCGAGGTCGTCAGCGGGGTTATCGAGGACCTCGACTTGCTGTTCGAGAAGTTCAAGGAACTCATGGACGGTCCCGCCCGGGAATACACTCGGCTTTGCCGTGGGCCGATCGACGATAAGGCGATCGAAAGGGCGATCGAGGTTTTTTCGGACCGGGAAGAGCGGGAAGCGTTCTATAAATTCTATCGACGGATCGAGATGCTCTACGAAATTCTGTCGCCGTCGCCCGGCCTGCGGATTTTCATAGACGATTTCGGGCGTCTCTCCGTGCTGTATCGAATCGTCCGAAACGCTTTCCGGAAAGGAACGATACTCTACAACGATGTTGCCGATAAAACCTCGCGGTTGATTCGGGAAAGGGCTGAAATTTACGGGCCCAAGGAAACGCTTCCCGTCGTCGAAATCGACGAAAAAACGCTGGATGCCATTAAAAAAAGCAACGGGTCGGAGAAAGCCAAGATCATAAATCTGGTTAACGGTATCAGGGAAAAGGTGCTTGAAGACGGCGAGAGCAATCCGTATCTGAAGCCTATCGGGGATCGCGCGGAAGCGATTATGGATGCTTACGACAGGCGGCAGGACACCACGGAAACCGCGCTGAGGAAGATCGAGGAGTTGATTCGTGAAATCGTCGAGGCCCAAAAATTGCAGGAAAAGATGGGATGCGACGAGACGACTTTCTCGTTCTTTTGGACCTTGAAAGAAGAAGATATCGACCGGCCGGAGAGAGCCGCGGTTGTCCTGGGCGCGATTTTCGACCGATTCCCCCACCACCGCGACAATGCGGCCGAACTCAGGCAGTTGAAAGCCGAGCTCTACCGGGTTCTGCTTCCCTTGGTCGGCAAGGAGCGCATGATCTCGATCGCGGAAAAGTTATTGCGCGCGTGGGGAAAATGA